The proteins below come from a single Hyperolius riggenbachi isolate aHypRig1 chromosome 8, aHypRig1.pri, whole genome shotgun sequence genomic window:
- the LOC137527449 gene encoding olfactory receptor 5V1-like: MCENNQTVVTEFFVLGFKNIHSIRILVFSFFMLTYIVILIGNVLIIVLVTTCHHLHSPMYVFLKNLAYADILFTTNIMPNMLYVILMEGDYLSHVGCLIQYYVFCGSTYAQSLILSAMAFDRYLAICHPLRYATIMDYKLCRHLLSWPWVIGFLLILIEMVSLFQLRFCGSSFIEHYFCDFIPILENASSDTSAVKTEDLLFSFLLVFVPFVFVVLSYFFIFISILKINSMSGRWKAFSTCSAHLATLFIFYGTQITIYMFPVGGNSYSENMLKSLLYTVFTPFINPILYSMRNTEIRKATQFLFSRKGKQTYPFKA, from the coding sequence ATGTGTGAAAACAATCAGACAGTTGTAACTGAATTTTTCGTGCTCGGCTTTAAGAACATTCACAGCATCCGGATTCTGGTCTTCTCTTTCTTCATGCtaacctacattgtgattttaatTGGCAACGTGTTAATCATCGTCTTAGTAACGACATGCCACCACCTCCATAGCCCCATGTATGTGTTCCTCAAAAACCTGGCCTATGCAGACATTTTGTTCACCACGAACATCATGCCAAACATGCTGTACGTCATACTGATGGAAGGTGACTATTTATCTCATGTTGGCTGCCTCATTCAGTACTATGTTTTTTGTGGGTCCACCTATGCCCAGTCCCTGATCCTCAGCGCTATGGCTTTTGACCGATATCTGGCCATTTGCCATCCACTTCGGTACGCCACCATCATGGACTATAAACTGTGCCGTCACTTACTTTCTTGGCCTTGGGTCATTGGCTTTCTTTTAATATTGATAGAAATGGTCTCTTTGTTCCAGTTACGGTTTTGTGGCTCCAGCTTCATAGAACATTACTTTTGTGACTTTATCCCTATTCTAGAGAATGCCTCTTCTGATACCTCCGCAGTGAAGACTGAAGACTTATTATTTTCCTTTCTTCTTGTCTTTGtgccttttgtttttgttgttctgTCTTACTTCTTTATTTTCATATCCATCCTTAAGATCAACTCCATGTCGGGGAGGTGGAAAGCCTTCTCCACCTGTAGTGCTCACCTTGCCACCCTCTTCATTTTTTATGGAACCCAGATCACGATATACATGTTCCCGGTTGGTGGTAACTCGTATTCTGAAAACATGCTAAAATCTTTGCTGTACACAGTTTTCACACCATTCATTAACCCTATCCTTTACAGCATGAGGAACACTGAAATCAGAAAGGCAACACAATTTCTGTTTAGTAGGAAAGGTAAACAAACATACCCTTTTAAAGCATAA